TTCCTTGGTTTTAGCTACTTCCCTGTAGAGTAGCGCGCTGGGTCTCAGGTACCTCTTCTTAGTTTCAAAGTCTACCTTGACAAGCCCGAACTTCATGTCGTAGCCCATAGCCCACTCGTAGTTATCTATGAGGGCCCAGTGCAGGTAACCTTCAACGTCTACTCCCTGCTGCACTGCTTTAACTAGGCTGAGCAAGTGGGTTAGCAGGTACATTGGCCTATACCGGTCAGCGGTGTCGGCAATGCCGTTTTCAGTTACTACTAGTGGTAGCCTATACCGCTTGTAAACGTCTACTAGCACCTTCTCGAGGCCCTCTTGGTATACCTCCCAGCCGAAGTCGCTACACGGCCTTCCTGCCCTGCTCACGCCGCCAGGTGCACAGAGGGGCCCGTAACCCGTTACGGGTTTCCACCCGGTTGGGCTACTCCTATCGGCAGTCACAACCATTCTAGTGTAATAGTTCACTCCGATCCAGTCCGCTTTGTTCTTGAACCCGCTAAATGGGAAAATCAGGGATGTGCCGGTTAATACGGAGTCCAGGAACATGTAATTGTAGGAGTACGCAGCGTTGCTAGCTGCTTTTCTGTCCTCTTCGTTTTCTTCATTTAAGGGCTCTACCCACATGAAGTTGTAGATTACGCCTACGGGCTTACCGGTAGTTTCTTTTAGGATATCGTATACTACCGCGTGAGCTACTATCTCGTTCCTGAGCGCTTTTACCATGTACTCCGTGCTCGGTATTCCGGGCGGGAAGCCCGACTTCGTGAACAAATAACCCGATACCGGCACGACGCTGGGCTCGTTCATGGTGCTCCACATGTCAGCATACTCGTTGAAAATATACGCTGCCACGTACGCGTACTTGGCGAACTCCACTACTATGTCGTCTTCTAACCAGCCAGCTGGAGCGCGGTCCGCTCCCCGTTTTCTGACTTCAATTGGGTTGTGTATCCATGCGGGTAATGTAAAGTGGTTTAAGTTAACTATGAGCTTTTTGCCGCGTGATTTCCAGTCGCTGAAGACCTTCTTATAGTCATCCACGGCCTTCTTATTAACGGCTTCTAGCAACTGCCTTAAAGAACTGCCTGACACCTCTACGTGCACTACGACCCCGTGCTCGTCCCTTTCAACGCTAGCTGGTATGTGCCTTGTGGATTGCGGGAAGAGCCTACTCCACTCCAAACCGAGTCTTAGCGCATCAGCGCCCAGCTTCTCGGCAAGGTCGTGGTCTTGCTTATAGAGTGCCAGGTAGCCTGGACCATTTTCAGGTAAGTGCCCGCTAACAATACCAGACGCTATGTTATCCGGGTCGTGTACCCATAACCACCAATCGGTATAAGGGTCTTCCTGTCCCGGAAACCCCATTTCAAACTGGAAGCCTGCTTCACTAAATCCGAAGAGGAATTCCCTAGGTAGTTTCAACGCACTTCACCACGACGATTATAGTGTGCACTAAATATATAAGCGCGTTATCACGAAGAAGGTGGAGGCCTGCGGCCGCTTCACAGCTAAACCGGTATGCTCTACCAGGTGGTACACGCACTATGAGCCCTGCCACCAGCCCGCGAGCACGCTCCACTACCTAGTAGAAGCCCTAAATCACGATCACCACCGACGCGCCTACACCACGATAACTGGTCCCCAGAGAAGACTTATTTAAGGGGTTCCAATCTCTAAAGTACTTAGACGCCGCCGTAGTATAGCCCGGTCAAGTATGCGGGCCTTTCGAGCCCGTGACCCGGGTTCAAATCCCGGCGGCGGCATTGAATACTTACGCCTCTTTCATGGCTCCTAACATACATTGGAGATTGGGGACTATTGTGTATATTTACCAGTGATTTCTCCAGCGTAACCGGTTCCTGGCGGAAAGGGGTCAATTTACCTGCCTCCGAGAGCAGGGTGAAGAGGGGCCAGGCTACGTTAAAACTGTAAGGCTCCGGGCATTGTGAAGTTTAGTTTATCGAGGTATCTGTCCAGCGAGCTGTACCAGGCGATGCCTTGAAGAAAGCGCTCGACTACCTCGAAGGGTACGAGTTCGCGGAGCTGATCACGACCTATGATAGATTAAAAGCACTTAGAACTAGTCGGAGAAGAGGCGCAGTTGACTGCTCTCTTGCTCTCCAAGTACTCGTCTCTAGATGCGAGTACAAGTACTTGGAGAATGCCTTGCTCAAGTTCGTTACCGAGAACTCTCACGAAGACTTCAGGAAAATGCTGGGTTTATGCCTGGTAGAAATAAGGCTTACCTGGATAGACGGTTTCGATAAGTTTCTACGAGAAAGAAAGAGAAGAAGGAAGGTGCTAACTGGTGAAATGATTAGAAAGTACAAGTCTTACTTCGAGAGATATAGACAATATGCTTTTAACAAGACAGCTTTGTAATATCCCGAGATGACAAGTATGACACTTATTAAGTTTACCTTATACTCATGGGACGTATGATTAGGCTCTAAGACACCGGCTCGCACAACTGATGGAGCTTGCTCTCCTCAGTACTACGATTTTAGAACCCTAAGGTTTGTTAAAGCTTCTTTCGTTTTCAGCTTAACCTCGTAAGCTCGCAGCTTGCTCTCCAATTCCTTGTAGTTAGGAATTGTTTTCTCAACACATGACCAGTACCTCTTGTTGTGCTTCTTCTCCAAGAAGTGACATATTTCATGGTAGATTACGTACTTTACTAGTGAGTCCGGTAAGTAACATGCTAGCTTATTAATAGTTAACACCCCTCTTTCACTAAGGCTTGCCCATTTCCTACTCATATCTCTCACTACGATTTTACAGGGATTAGAAATACTCAGTACCTCTCTTGCAGCTTGGTCCGCGAAGCTCTTGGCTAGTTGTCTTAACTCTTCTACACTCCTATTAACCACTTCTAGTTGCTTGGAGAGCTCCACTAGCTCTGAGAGCTCTCGTAGTTTTCTCTCTATCCATGGCTCGTACTTGTTAATAACTTCTTTAACTTTCGACTCGTCGTAACCCTCGGGTAAATGCACTTCAACTCCATTGGGGCTTACAATGATCTTTACAGCTGAGTTTTTAAAATGTTTTATAAGTATATCTCGTACTTTCTTACCTTGACTCAATGCTTTTCACCTTCTCAATTAGTTCTTTTATAAGAGAGATCATTTTACTCTGCTCTATCCTTATATTCGTGGACCTCTTAGCCTTCAGGACTGCGAGTGCTATGTCTTTTTCAACGTCCTTATATAGCTTAGGATTTTGCGCCCAACCCGGCACACTTACCTTGTTCTTTATCTTCTCTGTTAATTCTGTAGCTATGTTTACTGAGATAGCTTTGTTAAATCCCGCATCTACTAGCGTTCTGTATATTAAGAACTCAAGAGGTGATAGCTGTAGCTTATTAAACTCGTCTTTAAGAAGGTATATTTCTCTCCATAGTTGCAAGGCATCTTTGTATAGTTCTAAACTAGTCTTCAGCTTACTCCTCCACTCCGATAAAAGCTTCTCGATTTTATCAACCACGTGGATGTATATCGGGTCGTTTTTCGCGTATAGCTTAAACCTCGATAAACCCATAATCAATGAAGCAACTTTCTCATCATCGCTTAAGGACTTGTCATAAACAAACTTTTCAAAGAACTCCGCGTCTATCTTCAAGGGCGTAAGTTCAAACTCCCTCTCTATGATCTTCAGAGACTGACTAATG
The Desulfurococcaceae archaeon DNA segment above includes these coding regions:
- a CDS encoding M48 family metallopeptidase, with product MSQGKKVRDILIKHFKNSAVKIIVSPNGVEVHLPEGYDESKVKEVINKYEPWIERKLRELSELVELSKQLEVVNRSVEELRQLAKSFADQAAREVLSISNPCKIVVRDMSRKWASLSERGVLTINKLACYLPDSLVKYVIYHEICHFLEKKHNKRYWSCVEKTIPNYKELESKLRAYEVKLKTKEALTNLRVLKS
- the bgaS gene encoding beta-galactosidase BgaS; the protein is MKLPREFLFGFSEAGFQFEMGFPGQEDPYTDWWLWVHDPDNIASGIVSGHLPENGPGYLALYKQDHDLAEKLGADALRLGLEWSRLFPQSTRHIPASVERDEHGVVVHVEVSGSSLRQLLEAVNKKAVDDYKKVFSDWKSRGKKLIVNLNHFTLPAWIHNPIEVRKRGADRAPAGWLEDDIVVEFAKYAYVAAYIFNEYADMWSTMNEPSVVPVSGYLFTKSGFPPGIPSTEYMVKALRNEIVAHAVVYDILKETTGKPVGVIYNFMWVEPLNEENEEDRKAASNAAYSYNYMFLDSVLTGTSLIFPFSGFKNKADWIGVNYYTRMVVTADRSSPTGWKPVTGYGPLCAPGGVSRAGRPCSDFGWEVYQEGLEKVLVDVYKRYRLPLVVTENGIADTADRYRPMYLLTHLLSLVKAVQQGVDVEGYLHWALIDNYEWAMGYDMKFGLVKVDFETKKRYLRPSALLYREVAKTKEIPEELLYAQ